The following DNA comes from Geobacter sp..
AAAGGGTGTACCAACGTTTGAGGGTCGCTTTGAAGCTTTTTACATGTTCAATACCATGGAAATCGTTGTGTACGTCAACCCAAGTGACATTGAACAGGTTTATCGTTTTCATTACTTGGCGGTAAAATATTGGGTGGACGTTATCACGATAGAATGAGGGATCTCGGCCGATGAGACGTAAATAAAGCGCCCCCAGTGATTTCGGCAGATAAGGTGGGAAGAAAGTTTTGTAGTGGCTTTCCTGCGGATAAGCATAATTCGGGAATTCAAGCCAAATGGTCCCGCCGACTTTTGTGACACGGATCATTTCAGCTAGCGCGATGTCACAATGCATAACATGTTCGATTACGTCATGACATATGACGAGATCGAACGAACCGGAATTGAATGGCAATGCTTCAGCCATACCTTGGCGTGCTGTTTCCGCTCCCATGAGCAAATTGCTGATGGCAACCAGTTCCGGGTCTGGTTCCACCCCACATATTTCACTGGTTCCGATCTCCTTTAGGGTAAGCAGAAATTCGCCCCATCCTGAACCGATATCCAAAACAGATGCAGTACCGAAATTAACATTACTTTTTTTTGCTATGAAAGAAACTATTTGCTTTGAACGATCGCGTTCCAGCCTTCGCTTTACATAAGAGTCCACATTCTGCAAGCCCAGTGAGGTGTAATATCTCCGCAAATTAGCAGTCAGTTCATCAATGCCGTTCATTGTTCCTCACGTATATTCTTCCTGTTGAACCAAGAATCGTCTCGGCAACCATCCCCACAAGTGAGCGTCTGAAACAGAATATGCCAAGACGAGTCTTGATGCACCGTTGTGACTGTCTAAGCCGAAAAAATCCAACTCGAGACATTAGTTGGTCAAGGGAATGAGACGTAAAGCAGTTTACATGTTCCAATGGTTGGTAGGCGCCAAATATTTCTCGGCCGACAATACGGTAAAGAATTCGTCGAATTGCAAGGTGATTACAGTTTGGGACTTCTACAATAAAAAGTCCCCCTGGTTTGACCCTACAGGCATATTGATGTACAAAATCAAACGGCGAAGGTAAGTGCTCAAGGACTTGAAGCATTGCAACTATATCAAACGTTGCCTCAGTTGGCAGTTCTTCTGGAAGATAGGCTAACATCCCTTTTTCGCGCACGTACGAGAGTTTTTCATGTGTGTACTCAACACCGCTCGTTTGCAGTCCAAACAATTGGGCCATCTCCATGAACTTGCCCCATCCGCAGCCAACCTCAAGAAGTGAGCGACCATGTAAGCTTGAATTGTCTTTGCAGTAGTAACCGTGAATGTTGAGAAGATATGAAAGAAAATACAAGTATCCCACAGGATTATCCTGGACCTTGGCAAGGCTGCTGTTCAGTGGAATCCATCTGTTGTACAGAGCTTCTGATAATCTCTCGGAAGGGACAAACTGATGGAAATAAAGTCCGCAGCCAGTGCAATGCATGACAGGGAAGGTGGTTGAGGCAAGCCAATCACGTTCTTCGATCGTCAGAATGTAGTTTTTTCTATGAAGGATTTCAGTGCCACTTATTGTAAATGATTTTTTCCGAACCAGCACACCGCAGATCGGACATTGTGGCAAGCGTGTAAGGAGCGTGTCACTCATTTAAGTATCTCCAAAACATATTGAGCCCTGCGTGACCAAGAATGAGCAGCCGCAACTTCAATCCCCGCATGAGCTATTCGGGAAGAAAGCTCGCAATCAGACAGAAGCCTATATATCGCGAGTGACAAGGAATTGTCATCACCCGGTGGATAGAGTAGACCTGACTCCTCATGTCGGATTATATCGCGTACCCCGGGTACATTGGCAGCAATAGTGGGGTTGCCAGAGGCGAGATACTCAAACAGCTTGATCGGTGAAGTGAAATCCCTTATAGGAGCGTTTGGTTTGAGTGTATAGACGCATATATCTGACGCTACAAGGTATTCCGGTACTGCGGAAGGGGATACAAATCCTGTAAAGACTATATTTGAAAGGCCTAGCGTTTCAGCGATGCTCCGGTTTCGAGCTACATCGTCTGCAAAGCCTCCCACGATCAAGAAGGTCACCTCTGGAAACAAAACCGCTGTACGCAAAAGGTCATCAACACCCTTATATGCGTATAGATGTCCAGCGTATACCACGATCTTGCAATTCTGTGGGAGCCCTAGCCGTGATCGGATTTCGAACTTTGTGGAAGATTGGAGCAATGTGTTGAAGGGAACGACATCAACACCGTCTGGCACTACAGACACGCGTTTAAAACCTTTCTCCTGAAATACATTTAGAAGAAAATTATTTATAACAAAGACATGATCGAGTCGTTTTAGAAAGAATTTAATCAGTCCGGCTCGACCATGAGGGGGATGGTGAATTTCAAGTGCAACCTTATTGGGTCGACCCATAATAAGAAATAGCAACTTGACTATGAAGAGGGCGAAGTAACCACTTCGCCCGTAGATGATATCCCTGTGGCACAGATCACCACTTCTAACCAGCTTGAGAAGATGACGGATAATCGAGAATGTTGTGGTAGCTCCAACCACATCAGTAATGAATTTGTTTTTTAGTTGTTCGATCCGTCCTTTCATCAGCCAAGCAGGTAGAGTTATGTCATGGGCAATACATTTCATCTTTATAGTATTGATGCGGTTTCTCAATCCATAGAACTCGTGCAAGTCCCCAGGTAGGTTGTAGGCGTGGTCTGGATAGAGAAGAAGCACATTCCACCCTGCATCGGCAAATCCGTCACACATGCGGATCTGGTTGATTGAGTGAGCACGTTCACTTGGGAAGCGATCGCGACTCAGCATGATCAGACGTGGCATGGTGCCACCTCTTCATTCCAACGTTTAACAATCGTTGATACATCAAAATCTTGGCATCTTACCAAGCTTATTCTCGCAAGAAATTGCCTGAGTTCATCATTTTGCAAGACGCGAAGAATCGCATCGGCAAGTGCTTCTGGATTGTTGGGAGGGACTAGAATTCCATACTCACCATCTCCTAGTATTTCTGCCGGCCCTCCCGGACAATCTGTGCTTATAACGGGCAGTCCGCAGCACATGGATTCCACAATTACGTTACCAAATCCTTCATTATGTGATGATAGGACAAAGATGTCAGCTCGAGCGAAAAAAGCATAGGGATTTGACTGCCAGCCTGCGAAGTAGATGTCCGACGTCAAGCCTAATTCAGCTGCAAGTTGGCGCAATTGCGCGTCGCACTCACCATCTCCTAGGATCATAAGTCTGACGTTCATCTTTGAACGGACAGCGGCAAAGGCCTTAATTAACACGTCAAAACCTTTTAGTGCTGTAAGTCGTCCTGCCGAGACAACAATTCGGACATCCTTATCAGTCCAAGGCAGCGTGATCGGCTCAAGTAACAATTGGGCTATTGCCTTAAGATCGAAGGGGTTGTGAATAATTGATACTTTGTTTGCGGGTACGCCGAATCGATCGACTAGTTCGTCACGGATGTATCGCGACGGAACAACGATTAGATCTGCCTTAGAATAAAGATGCGTAATGCACCATTTCATTGTTGAACCAATTGGCCGACGTGAAAGAACACTTACTTCATTGATGATGAGTTGCCCGCAGTAAAGCCCGCTCCACTTTAGCAAAAGTGCAAGTATATTGGGGCGAGGCATGAATGAGATTAGTCGGCTGACACGAAAATTTTTCAATACATGATGCAGTCTTATGACTCGTCTCAGAAATCGACTGGGCCAGATACGCGACGGAGAGGACCCATCAAGGCACATGACCTTGCCATTAAATGGATAGCCCAATTTTGCGTCTGCGTAGAGAACAAGCATGCTCGTAAATTTCAGGGAGTGCGAAAGGGTCGAAATGACTCTTTCTGCACCTCCACGCTGAAAAGCGATGGTCAGGAATGCAATATCTACTCTTTGCATGAGTGCTTACTTCTTTGCCGAAAAGATAATATGGTTATTCCGATGCCGGTAAAAGGGGAATAAGGGGGCTGCAAGGATAGCGAATACGAAGTCCTCTATCTTTTTCAGTGAACGCAGCAAACTGCCACTTTTCCCGGTATGCTTTTCGAGAGTTTCACACGGAATATTCGCAAGATTATCATCTACCCCAAATACCATCCCCTTGAGTGTCTTGGCCAAACCACGTCCGAGGATCTTTTTCTCGAGGTGCCAGATAAACCGTTTGAAATCAAAGGGGGGGACGTTTGATACGATATCCTGAAAGCCTTGGTCAGCAAGAAAATGCCGCAATGCCTCACTTGACCACATCAGCAAATGGTGCGGAGGATAATCGTAATCAAGCATGTAGCGTACCTTCTGAAGGAATCGATTGCGATTTGGCACCTTACCAAGTATATAGCCGCCGGGCTTTAGAAGTTCCCGAACTTGCCGGATAAAACGTTGTGGATCGTCTTGATGCTCAAGAACGTCGAAAAATGTAATCACGTCAAAAAGGGGTCGACTTTGCCCATCGTTAGAGATCATGAACTCGTCTAGAGACATGGCATGGGCATTTTCAAGCCCTTTCTGCTGAGCCTTTGCAACTGATATACTGTCGAAATCGATGCCGTGGACTTCGAATCCGCGATTTTGTGCATGCAACATGAGGGTACCGTTTGCACAACCAATGTCCAAAAGTCGCCCAGACTCGAGCGGTAGCCTGTCCAATGGGGAATCTGCCATTTTGGAGTCACCCATTAGATCAGCATGGTATGCGCCGTAGAGGGGTTCTTCGATTTCCTTGTATAATGTCGGATCGATATAGAGAGGGTCCCAGTAAAACAATTCGCAACGTGGACAGCAATACAAAGTGAAAGATACTTTGTGGAAACGGTGTACACGACCTTCCTGTATACTTTCAGGGTTGTCACATGCAGGACACTTTGGTGAAAGGTTGAGCATATTAACTCCATGAGCGAGTTTTTGAAAGATAGTATCTGGACCAGAGCAAAAAGA
Coding sequences within:
- a CDS encoding methyltransferase domain-containing protein; this translates as MNGIDELTANLRRYYTSLGLQNVDSYVKRRLERDRSKQIVSFIAKKSNVNFGTASVLDIGSGWGEFLLTLKEIGTSEICGVEPDPELVAISNLLMGAETARQGMAEALPFNSGSFDLVICHDVIEHVMHCDIALAEMIRVTKVGGTIWLEFPNYAYPQESHYKTFFPPYLPKSLGALYLRLIGRDPSFYRDNVHPIFYRQVMKTINLFNVTWVDVHNDFHGIEHVKSFKATLKRWYTLFSGPPVSSLLINKTDVGLKTACIEFVKGNPT
- a CDS encoding methyltransferase domain-containing protein → MSDTLLTRLPQCPICGVLVRKKSFTISGTEILHRKNYILTIEERDWLASTTFPVMHCTGCGLYFHQFVPSERLSEALYNRWIPLNSSLAKVQDNPVGYLYFLSYLLNIHGYYCKDNSSLHGRSLLEVGCGWGKFMEMAQLFGLQTSGVEYTHEKLSYVREKGMLAYLPEELPTEATFDIVAMLQVLEHLPSPFDFVHQYACRVKPGGLFIVEVPNCNHLAIRRILYRIVGREIFGAYQPLEHVNCFTSHSLDQLMSRVGFFRLRQSQRCIKTRLGIFCFRRSLVGMVAETILGSTGRIYVRNNERH
- a CDS encoding glycosyltransferase, which encodes MPRLIMLSRDRFPSERAHSINQIRMCDGFADAGWNVLLLYPDHAYNLPGDLHEFYGLRNRINTIKMKCIAHDITLPAWLMKGRIEQLKNKFITDVVGATTTFSIIRHLLKLVRSGDLCHRDIIYGRSGYFALFIVKLLFLIMGRPNKVALEIHHPPHGRAGLIKFFLKRLDHVFVINNFLLNVFQEKGFKRVSVVPDGVDVVPFNTLLQSSTKFEIRSRLGLPQNCKIVVYAGHLYAYKGVDDLLRTAVLFPEVTFLIVGGFADDVARNRSIAETLGLSNIVFTGFVSPSAVPEYLVASDICVYTLKPNAPIRDFTSPIKLFEYLASGNPTIAANVPGVRDIIRHEESGLLYPPGDDNSLSLAIYRLLSDCELSSRIAHAGIEVAAAHSWSRRAQYVLEILK
- a CDS encoding glycosyltransferase; the encoded protein is MQRVDIAFLTIAFQRGGAERVISTLSHSLKFTSMLVLYADAKLGYPFNGKVMCLDGSSPSRIWPSRFLRRVIRLHHVLKNFRVSRLISFMPRPNILALLLKWSGLYCGQLIINEVSVLSRRPIGSTMKWCITHLYSKADLIVVPSRYIRDELVDRFGVPANKVSIIHNPFDLKAIAQLLLEPITLPWTDKDVRIVVSAGRLTALKGFDVLIKAFAAVRSKMNVRLMILGDGECDAQLRQLAAELGLTSDIYFAGWQSNPYAFFARADIFVLSSHNEGFGNVIVESMCCGLPVISTDCPGGPAEILGDGEYGILVPPNNPEALADAILRVLQNDELRQFLARISLVRCQDFDVSTIVKRWNEEVAPCHV
- a CDS encoding methyltransferase domain-containing protein codes for the protein MLNLSPKCPACDNPESIQEGRVHRFHKVSFTLYCCPRCELFYWDPLYIDPTLYKEIEEPLYGAYHADLMGDSKMADSPLDRLPLESGRLLDIGCANGTLMLHAQNRGFEVHGIDFDSISVAKAQQKGLENAHAMSLDEFMISNDGQSRPLFDVITFFDVLEHQDDPQRFIRQVRELLKPGGYILGKVPNRNRFLQKVRYMLDYDYPPHHLLMWSSEALRHFLADQGFQDIVSNVPPFDFKRFIWHLEKKILGRGLAKTLKGMVFGVDDNLANIPCETLEKHTGKSGSLLRSLKKIEDFVFAILAAPLFPFYRHRNNHIIFSAKK